One Conger conger chromosome 7, fConCon1.1, whole genome shotgun sequence genomic window, GTTCATGTAAGGCTGTATTACTGAGTGGTAGGCAAATTGGTAAGCAGGTTACAGGGCTTCTTTCTTGTGCGCTTGTCTTTGTGTTAGACCTAGACTTGTGTTTTACTTCTGTAATAGTGGGGACAATGGCGCTTTTCAACTGGGAAGAGGACCCAGAGAAAGGAGTGCTGTTAGTGAGGTTAAAATGGTAAAGTTTAGTTCCGAGCTGCCTAAGGCAattcctggagctctactgtAGGTTTTCGCtgtaaccctaacaaagcactccTCATTCATCGGCTAGAGAtctcgttgagctgctaattggtagaatcagacgtaccaaattagggttgagTTGAAAACCTACTGCTTTCtgcatggtagatctccaggaacagggtttggcagccctgGTTTAATTAATCTGACCAAATGTTAGCCATTACATCGGAGACTATGATGTGCATAagcattattttattaatgtagattaaaaaatacataattttgCAAAGTGAgatgattttattttgtgtaaaatgttgATGAATCAATGCAAGTGGTCTGTCAAAATACGATATGACTGCATGCTAGGTCAGAAATCAATACATTACAGATTCCTTGAGTATTACAGCTCCTTAGAGATTCCTTATGTCACTGGGTCTACTGGAATCCGCCTGTCATATGAAATGACATGCATCTGACGTGCGGATATACGCAGCAGTGTCTTGGTGTTGCAAAGGCTGTCAGAAGGCTTTCCTCATACATGAAAATTGATTGCGTCTGTGGATTTGAGGGTGCTTAGACACTGGTTAGACAGGAGTCAGCCGCGGTCCTAAACCCCGTTTCGGGCTGATTCCGCTTGGCAGAATCACGGCATGCTGAAGCAGCAGGACCTGAACATCGCCACCATGGTGACGTCGCGGGAGGTGTTCAGCGCCCTCTCCCAGCTGGTGCCGTGCGTGGGCTGCCGGCGCAGTGTGGAGCGGCTCTTCTCCCAGCTGGTGGAGTCGGGGAACCCCGCTCTGGAGCCCCTCACCGTGGGGTCCACGGGAGTGCTGTCCGTCACCCGGGCCTGCATGGCGGACGCCAAGAAGCTCTACATGCTCTTCTACGTGCATGGGTGAGGGACGCACAGCGCACTGGCGAGCCACATACACTgtgctgttttatttgtattataggTCGCAGCCTATAGCCTCGGgcctaaggtacataactgggatctgcacagctgttgagcccttgagcaaggcccttaaccttgcactgctccagggggtattgtcccctgcttaagtctaatcaactaagtcactttggataaaaaccatcagctgaataacaaattatatactgtgctctccataatgtttgagacagacatttatttatttgcctctgtactccacaatttgagatttgtaacaaaaaaaacaaaaagaaatcacaACAATCTCTATAGGAATTGGGGGTGGGGCTAGATTTagttgtaaattatgctgataaattaattaaatattgcaattttcattaacaagctggtatacaggtctacctaataaagtgcccaccgtgtgtgtgtgtgtgtgtgtgtgtgtgtgtgtgtgtgtgtgtgtgtgtgtgtgtgtgtgtgtgtgtgtgtgtgtgtgtgtgtgtgatattgcaGAGGTTTCAAGTGGAAAGGAGTTGATCACATGGGGAACTTAGTAATAAAGTAGACGTGTTGGTTCAAAGATCAAAATGGGCAATTCCATTGTAACAGACGTTGCAACTGCCGGATATTTACATGATAAAGTTCTATATAGCTACGTAAGAGACTGATATAAGATTCTATAACCATCAGGAGAAAATAACCCTGTTGGTCTCTTATGTTGCTTGATTGGACTTGCAGATATAATGCATTTGTAACGTCGGCCACCATTGCCCAAATACGGGCTCCAGGCAATGTAGTGATGACGGGAGTCATTCAGCAATGATTCCCAAATGCATCTCGCAGCTTTGGTTTGACCAAAGATGAATCCTTGAGGACAAGTGTCTTCAGTCAGCTAACGTGTTTGCTCTTGTATTTTTTAGGTCAAAGTTGAATGACATGATTGATGCCATTCCGAAAAGCAAAAAGAACAAGCGTTGCCAGTTGCACTCATTagatacacacaaacccaaGCCTTTGGGGTGAGTTGGTATTGCCCGAATCAATGCTATTTGAGAACTATAATGCATTTGATATGTTCTTGAGTCCTGTCAGTAGTGATATCtttgtgaatttcatttaaattttcatttaaaaaaatccataCTGTTGGGTGTTTCTTTGTGAACCATAGTGAGGAAAGCACAGAAAAAGGTTTAGTTGTAGATAAAGACTGTGGAGGAGACGAGGAAGAAGTCAGATGTAGAATCGTTTTTCACTTTGGACCATTTCAGGCAAACAGCAGGTTGGTGCAAAGTGAGGCTTTACTGtagttcattttaaaaatgttaactgTACCTGCACTCTTGACAGTTTGCTGTGTTATATTCAGAATAACAAAGCATTTGAATCATATCAATGAGggttgtattgtattttttcttgTGTTAAGCCACTGTACTACGGTGCATTAATTGGACAGACGGAGCCGTCGTACTTTCACTAGTGTTGATGGTGAAGCTTTGTCTTGCAGCAGCTGTTGGATGGATGTGTGGGAGCTCATGTCTCAGGACTGCAGGGACGAGGTTGTTCTGATTGACAGTGCCTGTCTTTTGGAAACTCTTGAAACGTACTTGCGCAAGCATCGGTAAGACATTgaccatattttatttttcatttgcctCCAGGATTCACTCCTGATTAgcctagtcaactgtaagttgctcaggataaaagcgtcagctaaacgatacaattattattaacaatgaCATTTGAAATTGCTTGTGGTAATTCTCTTGTGGGTAATTGGCATTCTCTTGTGGGAGAGGTTTCCCAGCTCTCTTTGCGGTTCACGTTTTAACATTGAAACgtcaaacccccctcccccccccaggttTTGCACTGACTGCAAGAACAAGGTACTGAGAGCTTACAACATTCTGGTGGGCGAGTTAGACTGCAGCAAGGAGAAGGGCTACTGCGCGGCTCTGTACGAGGGCCTGCGCTGCTGCCCCCAGGAGCGCCACATCCACGTGTGCTGCGAGACCGACTTCATCGCCCATCTGCTGGGCCGGGCGGAGCCCGAGTTTGCTGGAGGGTATGAGTACGTACCTTGCTAGAACGGGCTATCTAGCGCTTTCTTATTGCATTTTTGTACAATTCATTACAATTGTATatttacattgatttattttgtatgattttctgtctatatatatatatatatatatatatatatatatatatgtgtgtgtgtgtatatgtgtatatatatatatatgtatcttTAAAACGAAATGCATGTGGCTCGTTGCTGTTGGCTTTTGGCATGCTACATTGCATCCTTTGCATCCACGGCATGGCTATGTCTGAGGTTGGCACAATCCCCATTGCATTTAAAGAAAGTACAAGTTAGTTTTAGGTCGGCTtcaagttttattttctcccccaGACGCAGAGAAAGGCACGCCAAAACCATCGACATCGCCCAAGAGGAAGTGCTTACCTGCCTGGGAATCCACCTGTACGAGCGCCTGCACAGAATATGGCAGAAACTGCGAGCTGAGGAGCAGACCTGGCAGATGCTGTTCTATCTCGGCGTTGATGCGTTGCGCAAAAGCTTTGAGGTAAACTTACTGTTATTTAACGACCATGTGCAAATacttaaagaaattaaaatttattttataagCATTGAGCAAGTGTATAAATCGGTAAAAGGATGGGTTGATTGACTTACACCAAGTGCACGTATGGGGAAATTGCACAGGTCTTTAAattaatattgtgtgtgtgtaaatgtacacAGCTATATCCACATAATACATTGAAGTAAATGTGTCAAAAAAAGGATAATGTGTTCATGATTTTGAATAAGCCTTTCATACGCAGttcacaaaaaagtatttaaatgccTAGTGGTTTACGAGGCACATCAGTGTCCGCTtatagtgtagtggctaagacccccccggtgtagccatgataaaatctgcagagctgtcgggcccttgagctaagcccttaaccccacattgttccctgggtgctgcacggtggctgcccactgctcctaagtaactaggatgggttaaatgacaaattaccccatggggttcaataTATAGTCACTCActaacttattttttagtcttctactgctgcagcctatccacttgcagttatgatgcattgtgtgttcagagatgctcttctgcataccactgttttagtgtgtggttatttgctgtcaccttcctgtcagctttgaccagtctggccattctcctctgacgtctgtcattagcaaggcatttctgtctgcagcagttttttgcaccattctttgcgaaCTCTAGACAGTAgtgcgtgtgaaaatcccaggagatcagcagtttctgatatactgTAACCTCCCTGtctcattccacagtcaaagccacttagagtcccccccccccccccattctgatggttgatgtaattaattgaagctcctgagtgcatctacatgattttgtgcattgcaatgctgccacacaattggctgattaaataatcgcatgaataaatgttgtgtaataaagtaaaaatgttcctaataaagtgctcgctgagtgtatataatggtaaatggactgcatttatatagcgcttttatccaaagcgctttgcaattcatgcctctcattcacccgttcacacatcaacggcgactggctgccatgcaaggtaccagtcATCATATCTTCTGTATATCTCCTAATACGCGTGCCCACACGTGTTGAAGTCCAGTGCCTTGCCTTGTGCTAGATGGCCATAGAGAAGGTGCAGGGGATCAGCCGTCTGGAACAGCTGTGCGAGGAGCTGTCTGAGGAGGAGCGGGTCCGGGAGCTGAAGCAGGAGAAGAAGCGTCTGAAGCGCAAGAACCGACGCAAGAACAAGTGCGGCTTCGACGTGCCCGGGCAGGAGGCGGAGGACAAGGAAAAGAGCCTTGACGAGGTAATCTCTGTGAGCTACAGGCATCAGCGCCACTGATGCATGCCTGTGTGGGGCTGTCATGCAACACCCTTTTACAGTGGAGAAAATCTCCACGCATTTCAATAcaatgtaccttagccgctacgggcagcctgtagcgtagcagctaaggtacatggctgggacccggaAAGTTGGTGGTGAAGCCGTGATAAAATCTACACCGCTTTTgagccattgagcaaggcccttaacctcagaTTGCTCCCTGGCGCCGCAcgatggctgcccactgctcctcagtaactaggatgggttaaatgcaaaGGAGAGATTAACCCGCGGGCTTCAATAAAGTAGATGATCatcttgtttattgtttttttgttttgtgtcagCCACTAGATTTGCTTTCCAAAGACtggcttgtctgtgtgtgggtgtaggcaCGCAAATCACTGCAGGTAAACAAGTCACTCAGAAGGCCTTGGAATGAACTATTGCAATGGCTCCTATTCCCAACTGAACAGGTTTTCCTCAGGAGTGTCATTGTGTGCCAACACCTCATAGTCCAAGGACTGAGATGTGAATGTGGGCTGGAATCGTACTTGAGTTGTATGTATGCTGGTGGTAGGATGCGTACAAATCAACACTTTGACCGCGTTGAACCGTGCGGCCATCTTGTGTGTCAGGGTTCTTTGGAGTCCGTGGAGGACGGGTGCAAGGCCTGCGGCACTCCAGAGGAGTTAAACGGCCGAGTGGAAGTCATCGTCACCAACGAGAGCACCACCTGCAGCTGTCCTGACAGTGCAATACTGGGATCGCCAAATGTCAAGAAAGGTACAAGCGCTCGTACAGTGGCGACAACACGGAACTGTCCCGCAAAGAGATGGCTGgtggtgtgtgctgtggagAACGGAAGGCTTTGGAGGTTCAtggttttaaccctttaaggtgtgagatcgaGAATGTGGtcagaatgttcttgactgtacattttaatgcTGAGGTAACTATCACTACTGCGAACTGAAATTGAGTTGGAGTGAACACTGACTTAAAATtttcacatgcaaaaaaaaaaagaaaaaaaaaaaaaaatctcttcaaagggttaacgcTGGGGTATTGCAACACAGCAGGTTGAACCAGCAGACGCGATCGAACGAAAGTTGGCTTCAGTCCAAAACCTTTTTAAGCATTTTCCGTTGTCACGTGCTGCGTTTTTGTGGTAAATTGAGAAATTACAACATGGGGGCGGATTCTTGACGCTCATAACATTTGCGCCCGTAAC contains:
- the ggnbp2 gene encoding gametogenetin-binding protein 2 isoform X2; translation: MARLVAVCRDGEEDFPFLARQIPLYIDDTLTMVMEFSDNILHLENHQINSSQMKQFIQNHGMLKQQDLNIATMVTSREVFSALSQLVPCVGCRRSVERLFSQLVESGNPALEPLTVGSTGVLSVTRACMADAKKLYMLFYVHGSKLNDMIDAIPKSKKNKRCQLHSLDTHKPKPLGCWMDVWELMSQDCRDEVVLIDSACLLETLETYLRKHRFCTDCKNKVLRAYNILVGELDCSKEKGYCAALYEGLRCCPQERHIHVCCETDFIAHLLGRAEPEFAGGYERRERHAKTIDIAQEEVLTCLGIHLYERLHRIWQKLRAEEQTWQMLFYLGVDALRKSFEMAIEKVQGISRLEQLCEELSEEERVRELKQEKKRLKRKNRRKNKCGFDVPGQEAEDKEKSLDEGSLESVEDGCKACGTPEELNGRVEVIVTNESTTCSCPDSAILGSPNVKKGLSAHSNGSDCGYSSSMEGSETGSREGSDVACTEGICNHDETGEYACSHRCGGEKEEDGVDSCVECWANAEENTKGKNKKKKKKNKGLACGEEQNQKAEGCVAGGNRTGAAGKVHGAAGACRATATCSQPCCETLARIALPWAEHRRTTHCSAGPLPAGPCTHRDCCTKSLVDLLHESEVTSDEENCLTQDEIQSFVENNKSFYNNRDQYRQHLKDRFTKYCRSNEQEKPICSGEWLPTASVK
- the ggnbp2 gene encoding gametogenetin-binding protein 2 isoform X1, encoding MARLVAVCRDGEEDFPFLARQIPLYIDDTLTMVMEFSDNILHLENHQINSSQMKQFIQNHGMLKQQDLNIATMVTSREVFSALSQLVPCVGCRRSVERLFSQLVESGNPALEPLTVGSTGVLSVTRACMADAKKLYMLFYVHGSKLNDMIDAIPKSKKNKRCQLHSLDTHKPKPLGSCWMDVWELMSQDCRDEVVLIDSACLLETLETYLRKHRFCTDCKNKVLRAYNILVGELDCSKEKGYCAALYEGLRCCPQERHIHVCCETDFIAHLLGRAEPEFAGGYERRERHAKTIDIAQEEVLTCLGIHLYERLHRIWQKLRAEEQTWQMLFYLGVDALRKSFEMAIEKVQGISRLEQLCEELSEEERVRELKQEKKRLKRKNRRKNKCGFDVPGQEAEDKEKSLDEGSLESVEDGCKACGTPEELNGRVEVIVTNESTTCSCPDSAILGSPNVKKGLSAHSNGSDCGYSSSMEGSETGSREGSDVACTEGICNHDETGEYACSHRCGGEKEEDGVDSCVECWANAEENTKGKNKKKKKKNKGLACGEEQNQKAEGCVAGGNRTGAAGKVHGAAGACRATATCSQPCCETLARIALPWAEHRRTTHCSAGPLPAGPCTHRDCCTKSLVDLLHESEVTSDEENCLTQDEIQSFVENNKSFYNNRDQYRQHLKDRFTKYCRSNEQEKPICSGEWLPTASVK